Proteins encoded by one window of Streptococcus sanguinis:
- a CDS encoding PolC-type DNA polymerase III, protein MSNKFEILMHQLDMPLEMRNSEAFLNAEIEEVLVHKVSRVWEFHFSFANILPIEIFRELQKRLAQEFSKTGNQAIFEIHCQAPQVSDELLQAYYQLAFEEGPCASHGFKSLYQDLRVHLDGDKLLIEGASTIDTEHFRKNHLPNLSRQLVKYGFPQLTCQVQHSDELTQQQAENFQAENDKIVQAANEEALKAMESLQQMAPPPEEKPAYDFQARKAAAKPKLDKAEITPMIEVQTEENRLVFEGMVFDLEQKVTRTGRVLLNFKMTDYTSSFSLQKWMKNEEEAKKFDMIKKGAWLRVRGNVEMNNFTRDLTMNVQDVQAVTHYERKDLMPEGQKRVEFHAHTNMSTMDALPEVEEIVATAAKWGHKAVAITDHGNVQSFPHGYKAAKKAGIQLIYGMEANIVEDRVPIVYNEVDMELSDATYVVFDVETTGLSAVYNDLIQVAASKMHKGNIIAEFDEFINPGHPLSAFTTDLTGITDEHVRNAKPLEQVLKEFQEFCQDSVLVAHNATFDVGFMNVNYERHGLPKITQPVIDTLEFARNLYPEYKRHGLGPLTKRFQIALEHHHMANYDAEATGRLLFIFIKDVAEKHGVTNLKDLNTDLVDENSYKKARVKHATIYVKNQTGLKNIFKLVSLSNTKYFEGVPRIPRTVLDAHREGLILGSACSEGEVYDAVVSQGVDAAVEVAKYYDFIEVMPPAIYEPLIAKEQIKDQEELQTIIRNLIEVGNRLGKPVLATGNVHYIEPEEEIYREIIVRSLGQGAMINRTIGHGENAQPAPLPKAHFRTTNEMLDEFAFLGEDLAKKLVITNPNQLAETFEPVEVVKGDLYTPFIEKAEETVAELTYQKAFEIYGNPLPDIVDLRIEKELTSILGNGFAVIYLASQMLVQRSNERGYLVGSRGSVGSSFVATMIGITEVNPLSPHYVCGKCQYSEFITDGSYGSGFDMPDKDCPECGHKLSKNGQDIPFETFLGFDGDKVPDIDLNFSGEDQPSAHLDVRDIFGSEYAFRAGTVGTVAAKTAYGFVKGYERDYGKFYRDAEVERLAQGAAGVKRTTGQHPGGIVVIPNYMDVYDFTPVQYPADDVTAEWQTTHFNFHDIDENVLKLDVLGHDDPTMIRKLQDLSGIDPNDIPMDDAGVMALFSGTDILGVTQEQIGTPTGMLGIPEFGTNFVRGMVDETHPTTFAELLQLSGLSHGTDVWLGNAQDLIKQGIADLSTVIGCRDDIMVYLMHKGLEPKMAFTIMERVRKGLWLKISEEERNGYIAAMKENNVPEWYIESCGKIKYMFPKAHAAAYVMMALRVAYFKVHHPIYYYCAYFSIRAKAFDIKTMSGGLDAVKRGMNEIAEKRKNNEASNVEIDLYTTLEIVNEMLERGFKFGKLDLYKSHATEFLIEEDTLIPPFSAMDGLGDNVARQVVRAREEGEFLSKTELRKRGGLSSTLVEKMDDMGILGNMPEDNQLSLFDEFF, encoded by the coding sequence ATGTCAAACAAGTTTGAAATTTTAATGCATCAGCTGGATATGCCCCTTGAAATGAGAAATTCAGAGGCCTTTTTGAATGCAGAAATTGAGGAAGTTCTGGTCCACAAGGTCAGTCGGGTCTGGGAGTTTCATTTTTCTTTTGCGAATATTCTGCCCATTGAGATTTTTCGGGAATTGCAGAAGCGCTTAGCTCAAGAGTTTTCTAAGACGGGCAATCAAGCTATTTTTGAAATTCACTGTCAGGCTCCCCAGGTGTCGGACGAGCTCTTGCAGGCTTATTACCAGCTAGCCTTTGAGGAAGGTCCTTGTGCCAGCCATGGTTTTAAGAGCCTGTATCAGGATTTGCGGGTCCATTTGGATGGGGACAAGCTGCTGATTGAGGGGGCTTCGACCATTGATACGGAGCATTTTCGCAAGAATCACCTGCCCAATCTCAGTCGCCAGCTAGTCAAGTACGGCTTTCCTCAGTTGACCTGTCAGGTTCAGCACAGCGATGAGCTGACCCAGCAGCAAGCGGAGAATTTCCAGGCGGAGAATGACAAGATTGTCCAGGCAGCCAATGAAGAAGCGCTCAAAGCCATGGAATCCCTGCAGCAGATGGCGCCACCGCCAGAGGAAAAGCCAGCCTATGACTTCCAAGCCCGCAAGGCTGCGGCTAAACCAAAGCTGGACAAGGCAGAGATTACCCCTATGATTGAAGTTCAGACTGAGGAGAATCGTCTGGTCTTCGAGGGAATGGTCTTTGATCTGGAGCAAAAGGTCACTCGGACCGGCCGGGTCTTGCTCAATTTCAAGATGACAGACTATACTTCTAGCTTTTCCTTGCAGAAATGGATGAAAAACGAGGAAGAAGCCAAGAAGTTTGACATGATTAAGAAAGGCGCCTGGCTGCGCGTGCGCGGAAATGTGGAGATGAACAATTTCACCCGCGACCTGACCATGAATGTGCAGGATGTGCAGGCCGTTACCCACTATGAGCGCAAGGATTTGATGCCTGAGGGCCAGAAGCGGGTTGAGTTTCACGCCCATACCAATATGTCTACTATGGACGCCTTGCCTGAGGTGGAGGAAATCGTGGCAACGGCCGCCAAGTGGGGCCACAAAGCTGTCGCCATTACCGACCATGGCAATGTGCAGAGCTTTCCCCATGGCTACAAGGCAGCCAAGAAAGCTGGTATTCAGCTGATTTACGGTATGGAGGCCAATATAGTAGAGGACCGAGTGCCCATCGTCTACAATGAAGTGGACATGGAGCTGAGTGATGCGACCTATGTAGTCTTTGACGTGGAAACGACGGGGCTTTCAGCGGTCTACAATGACTTGATTCAGGTCGCTGCCAGCAAGATGCATAAGGGCAATATCATCGCTGAGTTTGATGAGTTTATCAATCCTGGGCATCCTCTTTCGGCCTTTACGACGGATCTAACCGGGATTACAGATGAGCATGTTCGCAATGCCAAACCACTGGAGCAGGTGCTGAAAGAGTTTCAGGAATTTTGTCAGGACAGTGTCCTCGTTGCCCATAATGCCACCTTTGACGTGGGTTTTATGAATGTCAACTATGAGCGTCATGGCCTGCCGAAAATCACTCAGCCAGTCATTGACACGCTGGAATTTGCCCGCAATCTCTATCCAGAGTACAAGCGTCATGGTCTGGGGCCTTTGACCAAGCGTTTCCAGATTGCTTTGGAGCACCACCACATGGCCAACTATGACGCGGAAGCGACAGGCCGCCTCCTCTTTATCTTTATCAAGGATGTAGCTGAAAAGCATGGTGTGACCAATCTCAAGGATTTGAATACGGATCTGGTCGATGAGAATTCTTACAAGAAGGCTCGGGTCAAGCATGCGACCATTTATGTGAAAAATCAGACGGGATTAAAAAATATTTTCAAGTTAGTCAGTCTGTCTAATACCAAGTATTTTGAAGGTGTCCCGCGGATTCCACGGACCGTGCTGGATGCCCATCGTGAAGGCTTGATTCTGGGTTCAGCATGTTCAGAAGGCGAAGTCTATGATGCTGTTGTCTCTCAGGGAGTGGATGCGGCTGTCGAAGTAGCCAAGTATTATGACTTTATTGAGGTCATGCCGCCGGCTATCTATGAGCCACTGATTGCCAAGGAGCAAATCAAGGATCAGGAAGAACTGCAGACCATTATTCGTAATCTGATTGAGGTCGGAAATCGCTTGGGCAAGCCTGTCCTTGCGACGGGGAACGTCCACTATATCGAGCCGGAAGAAGAAATTTATCGTGAAATTATCGTCCGCAGTCTGGGTCAGGGAGCCATGATTAACCGGACCATCGGTCACGGTGAAAATGCCCAACCGGCTCCGCTTCCTAAGGCTCACTTCCGGACCACCAATGAGATGCTGGACGAATTTGCCTTTCTGGGCGAGGACTTGGCTAAGAAGCTGGTCATCACCAATCCGAATCAGCTGGCCGAGACCTTTGAGCCGGTTGAGGTAGTTAAGGGCGACCTCTATACGCCTTTCATTGAAAAGGCCGAGGAAACAGTTGCCGAGTTGACCTATCAAAAAGCCTTTGAGATTTATGGCAATCCGCTGCCAGATATCGTGGACTTACGGATTGAAAAAGAGCTGACCTCCATCTTGGGGAATGGTTTTGCCGTGATTTATCTGGCTTCGCAGATGCTGGTGCAGCGCTCCAATGAGCGGGGCTATCTGGTAGGTTCACGGGGGTCTGTCGGATCCAGTTTTGTCGCGACCATGATTGGGATTACCGAGGTTAATCCTCTGTCACCCCACTATGTCTGTGGCAAATGCCAATACAGCGAGTTCATCACGGATGGCTCCTATGGTTCAGGCTTTGATATGCCGGATAAGGACTGTCCAGAGTGCGGTCACAAGCTGAGCAAGAACGGTCAGGATATTCCTTTTGAGACCTTCCTTGGATTTGATGGGGACAAGGTACCCGATATTGACTTGAACTTCTCTGGAGAGGACCAGCCAAGCGCCCATTTGGACGTGCGGGATATTTTTGGTTCAGAATACGCCTTTCGGGCTGGGACCGTTGGTACCGTTGCGGCTAAGACCGCCTATGGATTTGTCAAAGGCTATGAGCGCGACTATGGGAAGTTCTATCGGGACGCCGAAGTTGAGCGTCTGGCGCAGGGAGCTGCCGGAGTCAAGCGGACAACTGGACAACACCCGGGCGGAATCGTTGTTATTCCTAACTACATGGATGTTTATGACTTTACACCGGTCCAATATCCAGCTGACGATGTGACCGCCGAGTGGCAGACCACCCACTTCAACTTCCACGATATCGATGAAAATGTCCTCAAGCTAGACGTTCTGGGACACGATGATCCGACCATGATTCGGAAGCTTCAGGACTTATCTGGCATTGATCCTAATGACATTCCTATGGATGATGCTGGCGTCATGGCCCTCTTTTCTGGAACAGACATTCTGGGTGTGACTCAGGAACAAATCGGCACGCCGACTGGTATGCTGGGAATTCCGGAGTTTGGGACCAACTTTGTACGGGGCATGGTTGATGAGACCCATCCGACAACTTTTGCCGAGCTCTTACAGCTATCTGGTCTCTCTCATGGTACGGACGTTTGGCTGGGCAATGCTCAAGACTTGATCAAGCAAGGGATTGCTGACCTGTCCACCGTTATCGGCTGTCGGGATGATATCATGGTTTACCTCATGCACAAGGGCTTGGAGCCTAAGATGGCCTTTACGATTATGGAGCGCGTGCGGAAGGGCCTTTGGCTGAAAATTTCTGAAGAAGAGCGCAATGGCTATATCGCAGCCATGAAGGAAAACAATGTGCCAGAGTGGTACATCGAGTCCTGTGGAAAGATCAAGTACATGTTCCCCAAGGCCCATGCGGCAGCCTACGTTATGATGGCCCTGCGGGTGGCCTATTTCAAGGTGCATCATCCGATTTATTACTACTGTGCTTATTTCTCCATCCGAGCCAAGGCCTTTGATATCAAGACCATGAGTGGTGGTCTTGATGCCGTCAAGCGCGGGATGAACGAAATCGCTGAGAAGCGTAAGAACAACGAAGCCTCCAATGTAGAAATTGACCTTTATACGACTCTAGAAATCGTCAATGAAATGCTGGAGCGGGGCTTCAAATTCGGAAAGCTGGATCTCTACAAGAGCCATGCGACTGAGTTTCTCATCGAAGAGGATACCCTTATCCCACCATTCTCCGCTATGGACGGTCTGGGTGACAACGTTGCCCGCCAAGTAGTCAGAGCGCGCGAAGAAGGCGAATTTCTCTCTAAGACAGAACTCCGCAAACGCGGCGGCCTCTCTAGCACCCTAGTCGAAAAAATGGACGACATGGGTATTCTAGGAAATATGCCCGAGGATAACCAGTTGAGTTTGTTTGATGAGTTTTTCTAA
- a CDS encoding AAA family ATPase — MFFYQIEFRKMNKNIKEADEDFIKENQWFYYFKNQTCLYVVGVTEHTKEDLFDTLKTLGFNDEERTDFKVKSISKSEYLKEVGNKHSAQIGQLFLYSDEREFSNSGGFAITDLEWDGLNIIGLNEFQEYVLKLKKFLNNQKEKVLVENQFLIFKGSLGTGKKFAIKYLMKLLNVKSKTILKDGFSTKFDSEQRLVIIKDYSTMHPRKKEEFKNNILETGGGRVYIFLAESDSIAYEISREFLPLFHVVYELNFPPYSYNELVNIIKFRLGDYGFHLEEDLIKLLSNHNCLTNSYDSCYFAQKIIEYNLIESNLSNGKQTVSLPSELFCMKGCNNPLGTNSDTLKELDRLVGLSTVKSLIHRILDYFSISQRRFEINSSPVRPSMHFMFSGASGTGKTIVARLLAKIFYEHGIIKSNVLIEVGRSDLIGEYVGQTAPKVKRLFDNAKGGILFIDEAYSLIPQGERDFANEAIPTIIQEMENNRNDVIVIFAGYTEMMEEFLNTNPGLASRISRNIYFNNYNKYELYDILTLMADQQGYIVDKKCKTILLTHFEKCLCSESFGNARYVRKLFELVLYIQAERLMKEEIVSDLTDAELSYLSYIDFEKAIHDLEKKENNSKIIGFRADI; from the coding sequence ATGTTTTTTTATCAAATAGAATTTAGGAAAATGAATAAAAATATTAAAGAAGCAGATGAGGATTTTATCAAGGAGAATCAATGGTTTTATTATTTCAAAAACCAAACATGTCTTTACGTTGTTGGAGTAACAGAACATACCAAAGAGGATTTGTTTGATACGCTAAAAACTTTGGGGTTTAATGATGAAGAACGCACTGATTTTAAAGTTAAATCTATCAGTAAAAGTGAATATTTAAAGGAGGTGGGGAACAAGCATTCAGCTCAAATAGGTCAGCTTTTTCTTTATTCAGATGAAAGAGAGTTTTCAAATTCTGGTGGCTTTGCTATTACTGATTTAGAATGGGATGGCTTAAATATTATAGGTTTGAATGAATTTCAAGAGTATGTTTTAAAACTAAAAAAGTTTTTAAATAATCAAAAAGAAAAGGTGCTTGTTGAAAATCAGTTTTTAATTTTCAAAGGTTCTTTAGGAACTGGTAAAAAATTTGCTATAAAATATTTGATGAAATTGTTAAATGTCAAGTCTAAGACTATTTTGAAAGATGGATTTTCAACTAAATTTGATTCAGAACAGCGTTTAGTGATAATAAAGGACTATTCAACTATGCATCCTAGAAAAAAAGAGGAATTTAAAAATAATATTTTAGAAACAGGGGGAGGAAGAGTATATATTTTTTTGGCAGAGTCAGATAGTATAGCTTATGAAATATCTAGAGAATTTCTTCCACTATTTCATGTTGTTTATGAATTAAATTTTCCTCCCTACTCATATAACGAACTTGTTAATATTATAAAATTTCGCTTAGGGGATTATGGTTTTCATTTAGAAGAGGATCTAATAAAACTGCTTTCAAATCACAATTGTCTTACAAATAGTTACGATAGTTGTTATTTTGCTCAAAAGATTATTGAATATAATTTAATAGAAAGTAATTTGAGTAATGGAAAACAAACTGTTTCCTTGCCGTCGGAGCTGTTTTGTATGAAAGGTTGCAACAATCCATTAGGCACAAATTCTGATACTTTGAAGGAGCTAGACCGTTTGGTTGGTTTATCTACTGTTAAAAGTCTGATTCATAGAATTCTAGATTACTTCTCTATATCGCAAAGAAGATTTGAAATAAATTCTTCGCCCGTTCGGCCTTCTATGCACTTTATGTTTTCTGGAGCATCTGGTACTGGAAAAACAATTGTTGCTAGATTGTTGGCAAAAATTTTTTATGAACATGGAATTATTAAATCAAACGTTTTGATTGAAGTAGGTCGCTCAGATTTAATTGGTGAATATGTTGGCCAAACAGCTCCAAAGGTTAAAAGATTATTTGATAATGCCAAAGGCGGTATTTTATTTATTGATGAGGCCTATAGTCTAATTCCACAAGGAGAGCGTGATTTTGCTAATGAAGCTATTCCTACAATTATTCAAGAAATGGAAAATAATAGAAATGATGTTATTGTGATTTTCGCTGGTTATACAGAAATGATGGAGGAGTTTTTAAACACCAATCCAGGTTTAGCTTCTAGAATTAGTAGAAACATTTATTTTAATAATTATAACAAGTATGAACTGTATGACATTCTGACTCTAATGGCTGATCAACAAGGTTATATAGTGGATAAGAAATGCAAAACTATCCTCCTGACTCATTTTGAAAAATGTCTTTGCTCAGAAAGTTTTGGTAATGCTCGTTATGTCAGAAAACTATTTGAGTTAGTTTTATATATTCAGGCGGAGCGACTGATGAAAGAAGAGATAGTATCAGATCTAACTGATGCAGAGTTGAGCTATTTGTCTTACATAGATTTTGAAAAAGCAATACACGATTTAGAGAAAAAAGAAAATAACTCAAAAATAATAGGATTCAGGGCAGATATATAG
- a CDS encoding helix-turn-helix transcriptional regulator, which produces MNDQERILSILLRLQSGAHLSKNQLSDEFEVSAKTIQRDFSLLGDFLMTQPMIAAELAYDSKYHTRYLKGKLLFNKKDILIISKILLENRALNKVENEDLLKSLLGLVSKEEQKEIEMIINSERLNYAPITDEQNRIQKIWEWSEMIRKEKVLEIVYKSPYQDKKEHLIFPVSLYYDIHYFYIVAYNIKNEHYMTLRLDRIQTWKSTKESKPNISYGRKFRDGDIRNQRVDAFLGRKITVELEFCYDPTIVLDQFPNAQCLSADEGWTRFKFESQYTPGLKRWLLSQGEAVRILSPQSLVDDIRKTMKEILGYYQ; this is translated from the coding sequence ATGAACGATCAAGAACGTATTTTATCCATTTTGTTACGTTTGCAATCAGGAGCTCATCTATCAAAAAATCAATTAAGTGATGAGTTTGAGGTTAGTGCAAAAACGATTCAGAGAGATTTTTCATTATTAGGTGATTTTTTAATGACTCAGCCCATGATAGCAGCAGAGTTGGCATACGATTCAAAATATCATACAAGATATTTAAAAGGAAAATTACTTTTTAATAAAAAAGATATTTTAATAATTTCTAAGATTTTATTAGAAAATAGAGCTTTAAATAAAGTAGAAAATGAGGATTTATTAAAAAGCTTGTTGGGGCTTGTTTCAAAAGAGGAACAAAAAGAAATAGAAATGATTATCAACAGCGAAAGACTGAACTATGCCCCAATTACAGACGAGCAAAATCGTATTCAAAAGATTTGGGAATGGTCAGAGATGATTCGCAAGGAGAAGGTTCTAGAAATTGTCTACAAGAGTCCATATCAAGATAAAAAAGAACATTTAATTTTTCCAGTTTCTCTGTACTATGATATTCATTATTTTTACATTGTAGCTTACAATATTAAGAATGAGCATTATATGACCTTGCGTTTGGACAGAATCCAGACTTGGAAGTCCACAAAGGAATCTAAACCCAACATCTCTTATGGCAGAAAATTCAGGGATGGAGATATTCGTAATCAGCGAGTAGACGCTTTTTTAGGAAGAAAGATCACAGTTGAATTGGAATTCTGTTATGATCCAACTATTGTTTTAGACCAATTTCCTAATGCACAGTGTTTATCTGCCGACGAAGGATGGACACGGTTTAAATTTGAAAGTCAATATACACCTGGTCTTAAACGTTGGCTACTCAGTCAAGGAGAAGCAGTGAGAATTTTGTCGCCACAGTCTTTAGTTGATGATATTCGGAAAACGATGAAAGAAATTTTAGGCTACTATCAATAA
- a CDS encoding DUF262 domain-containing protein codes for MMNANEKEIGFESKKVSEILKWDRLTIPSYQRPYKWNRKHIRNLFYDLRDAMEKKEYQVGSVILHENDGHIDIDGHIDIVDGQQRLVSISLFLYALNRYDEFKGAKNLLEADFGELSCYNAYENFNEWKNLIQLVGEKEAEQVCSFLLENCSVSVITMPQERLSEAFQLFDSQNNRGKSLEPHDLLKAYHLRKQDSEDEKIVEKWEQFVEDKDLSLKELFDKHLFRMRRWSRGETGLTNKRYGSYLRFTEDFIDDFKGVDLNQNFPYLELYRHVEEFPMSITMPIIDGSEFFKYIESAHETIKNHKDFLNEQLGISNESEEEEKNLTYPEGMLKIYNSSKGRYLKCQNMFLNICSLFAERFGKEELSKEIVETLFIWSYYPRVKSRAIYDATVGNYAAGGRFRQKDVQKLFQLLAHAVTPNDFMVKIDRELFENYTVEQIIEEEKEKW; via the coding sequence ATGATGAATGCCAATGAAAAAGAAATAGGGTTTGAAAGTAAAAAAGTATCAGAAATATTGAAATGGGATAGGCTAACAATACCAAGTTATCAAAGACCTTATAAATGGAACAGAAAGCATATCCGTAATCTTTTTTATGATTTACGAGATGCTATGGAGAAAAAGGAATATCAAGTTGGCTCTGTTATTTTGCATGAGAATGACGGACACATAGATATTGACGGACACATAGATATTGTAGATGGCCAGCAACGATTGGTTTCCATTTCGTTATTTCTTTATGCTTTAAATAGATATGATGAATTTAAAGGAGCAAAAAACTTACTTGAAGCTGACTTTGGAGAACTATCTTGCTATAATGCTTACGAAAATTTTAATGAATGGAAGAATTTAATCCAACTTGTAGGCGAGAAAGAAGCTGAACAGGTGTGTAGTTTTCTACTTGAAAATTGTTCTGTCTCGGTGATTACTATGCCACAGGAACGATTATCAGAGGCTTTTCAATTGTTTGATTCACAAAATAATCGTGGAAAATCTCTAGAACCTCACGATTTACTCAAAGCTTATCATCTTCGTAAGCAAGATTCAGAAGATGAAAAGATTGTTGAAAAGTGGGAACAGTTTGTGGAAGACAAAGATTTAAGCCTCAAAGAGTTATTTGATAAACATCTTTTTCGTATGAGACGTTGGTCTCGGGGAGAGACAGGACTAACAAATAAGCGTTATGGTTCTTATCTGCGTTTTACAGAGGATTTTATCGATGATTTTAAAGGCGTTGATTTAAATCAGAACTTTCCATACCTAGAATTGTATCGTCATGTTGAAGAGTTCCCTATGTCAATTACCATGCCTATCATTGATGGAAGTGAATTTTTTAAGTATATTGAATCTGCTCATGAAACTATTAAAAATCATAAAGATTTTTTAAATGAACAGTTAGGAATTTCTAATGAGTCAGAGGAGGAAGAAAAAAATTTAACTTACCCAGAAGGTATGTTGAAAATTTACAATAGCTCAAAGGGACGCTATCTCAAGTGCCAAAATATGTTCCTAAATATTTGTTCGCTTTTCGCAGAGAGATTTGGAAAAGAAGAGCTATCAAAGGAAATAGTAGAGACCTTATTTATTTGGTCTTATTACCCCCGTGTGAAATCTCGAGCGATATATGATGCAACAGTTGGAAACTATGCTGCTGGTGGAAGATTCAGACAAAAAGATGTTCAAAAACTATTCCAACTTTTAGCCCATGCTGTAACTCCGAATGACTTCATGGTCAAGATAGATCGAGAATTATTTGAAAATTATACAGTGGAGCAGATTATAGAGGAGGAAAAAGAGAAATGGTAG
- a CDS encoding DUF262 domain-containing protein: MVETHISLSVNRLLNEDSYAIPLYQRNFAWTYDEIEQLLNDVADAFQEQRENYYIGTLVVNEENGIFKIIDGQQRTTALNLIALALKHEFGFDRLKAVNLTFPARKKSNENIQKLFTKQKISENDENELTRGYRHAHDALKKVLEERQFKSQSFFNYLFDKVIIFRSILPNDLDLNLYFERFNSRGEQLEAHEILKAQMMAKFGEDQEMAQKFARIWDACAEFDKPVLKAFQIRSRPNNPDEEGEKIFGREYANFKLQEVFDKIGVDKVETKSLLEAISEDKSERGRAVSKESDISNYTTVIDFPTFLFQVFFIMEGSNETTFDDKKLLKIFEIERRDREWVQQFGQLLLTMKHIFDTLIVKNAQLENETEWQIKCGQYETYQRNENGGWKYVRINFQKNTFDNLNKNIILLQSMFAVTFTANRDSRWLYEILQFLFNHIEELNDQEFGAQFKDFLEKMAVRYAEERLFTEDGSIKKYGDIPVYAFNFVDYVLWKNRSDLKEKYSSVEFEDFKFTYRRSIEHWFPQNPNGHDGESQLSAEFLHSFGNLCIITDSQNSKFGNSYPESKLTQWKREDIFKRQSLKLQIMAALTEKTEWESDQVLGLENEILPMINEFIGSKK, encoded by the coding sequence ATGGTAGAAACACATATAAGCTTATCAGTTAATCGTTTGTTAAATGAAGATAGCTATGCTATTCCTCTTTACCAGAGAAATTTTGCCTGGACTTATGATGAAATAGAGCAATTATTGAACGATGTAGCAGATGCTTTTCAAGAACAAAGAGAAAATTACTATATTGGAACATTAGTCGTTAATGAAGAGAATGGTATTTTCAAAATCATAGATGGGCAGCAGCGGACAACAGCCCTTAATTTGATTGCCTTGGCTTTGAAACATGAGTTTGGTTTTGATAGATTGAAAGCTGTCAATCTTACTTTCCCAGCTAGGAAGAAGTCAAATGAGAACATTCAAAAGCTATTTACCAAGCAAAAAATCTCTGAGAATGATGAAAATGAACTAACTAGAGGTTACCGACATGCTCATGACGCACTGAAAAAAGTGCTAGAGGAGCGCCAATTTAAATCTCAATCGTTCTTTAATTATCTTTTTGATAAAGTCATTATTTTTCGTAGTATTCTTCCTAATGATTTAGATTTAAATCTCTATTTCGAACGTTTCAACTCTCGAGGAGAACAACTAGAGGCACATGAAATTCTTAAAGCGCAAATGATGGCTAAGTTTGGTGAAGATCAAGAAATGGCGCAAAAATTTGCAAGAATTTGGGATGCCTGCGCAGAGTTTGATAAGCCGGTATTAAAAGCTTTTCAAATTCGAAGTAGACCAAATAATCCTGATGAAGAGGGGGAGAAAATTTTTGGGAGAGAATATGCTAATTTCAAATTGCAAGAAGTATTTGATAAGATAGGAGTTGATAAGGTAGAGACAAAAAGTTTACTAGAGGCTATTTCTGAGGACAAATCTGAGAGGGGGAGAGCAGTAAGTAAAGAGTCAGATATTTCAAACTATACAACTGTAATTGATTTTCCAACGTTTTTGTTTCAAGTGTTTTTCATCATGGAAGGAAGTAATGAAACTACATTTGATGATAAAAAATTATTGAAAATTTTTGAAATTGAACGACGAGATAGAGAATGGGTCCAACAATTTGGACAACTACTTCTGACTATGAAGCATATATTTGATACGCTTATCGTAAAAAATGCCCAATTAGAAAATGAAACCGAATGGCAAATCAAATGTGGTCAGTATGAGACATATCAACGAAATGAAAATGGTGGATGGAAATATGTTCGAATTAATTTTCAAAAAAATACTTTTGACAATTTAAACAAAAACATTATCCTCCTCCAATCCATGTTTGCTGTCACCTTCACCGCTAATCGTGATAGTCGTTGGTTATATGAGATTTTGCAATTCCTCTTTAACCATATTGAAGAGTTAAATGATCAAGAATTTGGTGCTCAGTTTAAAGATTTTCTTGAAAAAATGGCAGTGAGATATGCTGAAGAAAGATTGTTTACTGAGGATGGAAGTATAAAGAAATACGGGGATATTCCTGTTTATGCGTTTAACTTTGTGGATTATGTTTTATGGAAAAATCGTTCTGATTTAAAAGAAAAATATTCGAGTGTTGAATTTGAAGATTTCAAATTTACATATCGCCGTTCCATAGAGCATTGGTTCCCTCAGAATCCAAATGGACATGATGGAGAAAGCCAATTATCTGCTGAATTTTTGCATTCCTTTGGCAATCTTTGTATCATTACAGATAGTCAGAATTCTAAGTTTGGTAATTCGTATCCAGAGTCTAAACTAACACAATGGAAGAGAGAAGATATCTTCAAGCGTCAGAGCTTAAAACTACAAATAATGGCTGCCCTAACGGAAAAGACTGAATGGGAATCAGATCAGGTTCTAGGGTTGGAAAACGAGATTTTACCTATGATCAACGAATTTATAGGAAGTAAAAAGTAA
- a CDS encoding type II toxin-antitoxin system RelB/DinJ family antitoxin translates to MSKTSMSIRLDSEVKEQAQQVFNSLGMDMTTAINIFLRQAIQYQGLPFDVRLDESRKLVEVLADLDQNRNMSQSFGSVSDLMEDLRA, encoded by the coding sequence ATGTCAAAGACTAGTATGAGTATACGCTTGGACAGTGAGGTCAAGGAGCAGGCTCAACAGGTTTTCAACAGCTTGGGAATGGATATGACAACGGCTATCAATATTTTTCTTCGTCAGGCTATTCAGTACCAAGGGCTGCCCTTTGATGTTAGACTGGATGAGAGTCGGAAGCTAGTGGAAGTATTGGCAGATTTAGATCAAAATCGGAATATGAGTCAGTCTTTTGGGAGTGTCTCAGACTTGATGGAGGATTTGCGTGCTTAA
- a CDS encoding type II toxin-antitoxin system YafQ family toxin, with the protein MLKIRYHKQFKKDFKLAMKRGLKAELLEEVLEFLIQEKELPAKYRDHQLTASKHFKGVRECHIQPDWILVYKVDKEELILNLLRTGSHSDLF; encoded by the coding sequence GTGCTTAAGATTCGTTATCATAAACAGTTTAAAAAAGATTTTAAGTTGGCTATGAAGCGTGGACTTAAGGCAGAATTGTTAGAAGAAGTCTTGGAGTTTTTGATTCAAGAAAAAGAACTTCCTGCTAAATATCGAGATCATCAACTGACAGCATCCAAGCACTTTAAAGGAGTGCGTGAATGCCATATACAGCCAGATTGGATCCTGGTTTATAAAGTGGATAAGGAAGAATTGATTTTAAACTTACTTAGGACAGGCAGTCATAGTGATTTATTTTAA